In Arcobacter sp. F155, one DNA window encodes the following:
- a CDS encoding peroxiredoxin, whose amino-acid sequence MLVTKKAPDFTSTAVLADGQIVEDFNLYKNIGEKGAVLFFWPLDFTFVCPSEIIAFSKRVEDFEARGIQVIGCSVDSEFAHFAWRETPVENGGIGRVKFPMVADLSKQISKDYDVLFGDSVALRGSFLIDKDGTVRHAVINDLPLGRNIDEMIRMVDTMIFTNEHGEVCPAGWNKGDEGMKASTEGVAEYLGKNSDNL is encoded by the coding sequence ATGTTAGTAACAAAAAAAGCTCCAGATTTCACTTCAACAGCAGTATTAGCTGATGGACAAATTGTAGAGGATTTTAATTTATATAAAAATATTGGTGAGAAAGGTGCAGTATTATTTTTCTGGCCTTTAGATTTTACATTCGTTTGCCCATCTGAGATTATCGCATTCTCTAAGAGAGTTGAAGATTTTGAAGCAAGAGGTATTCAAGTAATTGGTTGTTCTGTTGACTCAGAATTTGCACACTTTGCGTGGAGAGAGACTCCAGTAGAAAATGGTGGAATTGGAAGAGTTAAGTTCCCAATGGTTGCAGACTTAAGTAAACAAATCTCTAAAGATTATGATGTATTATTTGGTGATTCAGTTGCACTTAGAGGTTCATTCTTAATTGACAAAGATGGAACAGTAAGACATGCAGTAATCAATGACTTACCATTAGGAAGAAACATTGATGAGATGATTAGAATGGTAGATACTATGATTTTTACAAATGAGCATGGTGAAGTTTGTCCTGCAGGATGGAACAAAGGTGATGAAGGTATGAAAGCTTCAACTGAAGGTGTTGCTGAATACTTAGGTAAAAATTCTGATAACTTATAA
- a CDS encoding DMT family transporter — protein MYKLKKGKYFNIGYLFGFCAIFIWSFTAYIVKSYAEPKDGLSVAFFSILFSILFSIGYFFLKEKHHLKSNMEILKNNHKLKLYIFISAVFICLHYLSIYYIFSTPYVVQGNIINYMWPLLFFILSSFISGKEALKKTKVTSLIFIFTSFIGAVLIASGDELTLNFMSDYKYLGISLVSAISAAIYFFTLSKLKTSLYGNLNHFIYTSFFFIIVLFIVFLIHPQIIDTKVEVIILSFFLGLFSIFLGNVFWTLSLNKIENKDFSSVAYFVPVISTFILLFMTDEEFNNYIFVGLILIVISNILIHFNKEILHTVNICFSIIVMYSGICYLIPPLHSSTNNSMVNMTATVFTFYTAFLLNRIWNQRKDEEAILLNILEAVCKRLDKAEVSEKEKIQVINTIKVKMINRDKNFNMISYLSDAFYHYEIQITKKIFVLNKELFLLKSKSVTFPELLVIFMLGIISLIYVITYRESTLIGDLIAIAFASSVTYIIYIVHDFNKYGFMNTDKILRVFNYLKIQKDNHSYYLIKQYLLIVLLVLAILVIAFLFFNKYFTNTV, from the coding sequence ATGTATAAATTAAAAAAAGGCAAATACTTTAATATAGGTTATCTATTTGGATTTTGTGCCATATTTATTTGGAGCTTTACTGCTTATATAGTAAAATCTTATGCAGAGCCTAAAGATGGCTTATCTGTAGCTTTTTTTTCTATTCTATTTAGTATTCTTTTTTCAATAGGCTACTTCTTTTTAAAAGAGAAACATCATCTAAAATCAAATATGGAAATATTAAAAAATAATCACAAGTTGAAATTGTATATTTTCATCTCTGCCGTCTTTATTTGTCTCCATTACTTAAGTATATATTATATTTTTTCTACACCATATGTAGTACAAGGAAATATTATAAACTATATGTGGCCACTTCTCTTTTTTATTCTTAGCAGTTTTATATCAGGAAAAGAAGCTTTAAAAAAGACTAAGGTTACAAGCTTAATCTTTATTTTTACATCATTTATAGGTGCTGTATTAATTGCATCAGGAGATGAATTAACTTTAAATTTTATGTCTGATTATAAATATCTTGGAATATCTTTAGTCTCTGCAATAAGTGCAGCAATATACTTTTTTACCTTGAGCAAATTAAAAACAAGTCTCTATGGCAATTTAAATCACTTTATATATACATCCTTCTTTTTTATAATTGTTTTATTCATTGTATTTCTTATACACCCACAAATAATTGATACTAAAGTAGAAGTAATTATCTTAAGTTTTTTTCTTGGTCTATTTAGTATTTTTTTAGGTAATGTTTTTTGGACATTATCTTTAAATAAGATAGAAAATAAAGACTTTAGTTCAGTAGCATATTTCGTTCCAGTAATTAGTACCTTTATTCTTTTATTTATGACTGACGAAGAGTTTAACAATTATATATTTGTAGGTTTAATTTTAATAGTAATTTCAAATATCTTAATTCATTTTAATAAAGAAATCCTTCATACGGTTAATATATGCTTCTCTATTATTGTAATGTATTCAGGGATATGTTATCTAATTCCACCACTACATTCTTCCACTAATAACTCAATGGTAAATATGACTGCAACTGTATTTACTTTCTATACTGCTTTTTTATTAAATAGGATATGGAATCAAAGAAAAGATGAAGAAGCTATATTATTAAATATATTAGAAGCTGTATGTAAAAGACTAGATAAAGCAGAGGTTAGTGAAAAAGAAAAAATTCAAGTTATAAATACCATAAAGGTTAAAATGATAAATAGAGATAAAAATTTTAATATGATAAGCTATTTGTCTGATGCTTTTTATCATTATGAAATACAAATAACTAAAAAAATATTTGTACTAAATAAAGAGTTATTTTTACTTAAATCTAAATCAGTAACTTTTCCAGAACTCCTTGTTATATTTATGTTAGGAATTATTAGTTTAATATATGTAATAACCTATAGAGAAAGTACTTTAATTGGAGATTTAATAGCAATTGCTTTTGCTTCTTCTGTAACATATATAATATATATAGTTCATGATTTTAATAAATATGGATTTATGAATACAGACAAAATACTTAGAGTTTTTAATTATTTAAAGATACAAAAAGATAACCATAGTTACTATTTAATCAAACAATATCTATTAATAGTTTTATTAGTATTGGCAATATTGGTTATTGCATTCCTATTCTTCAACAAATATTTTACGAATACTGTTTAA
- a CDS encoding class I SAM-dependent methyltransferase: protein MSNLIYRPEIFENFYSSFYNYNISLFNEVKKRYIKPNTILDLGCGTGLSTRALAKIFNDSHILGVDSNESLIDKANASFIPINVDYKIFNAIKIDALEKKFDTIFIKSVYHLLEIESKSFLDKCFKILNENGTIYIIERTEKSLKSFPLFDEAKELWKTQYKAREGLCNLSKKYDVEHFTFGQHVSIPKEIYLKGISSKQMSCLWSFNDMIIEEWINNNSVDEEEVKVLEEYDIFSIKQYS, encoded by the coding sequence ATGAGTAATTTAATTTATAGACCAGAAATTTTTGAAAACTTCTATAGTAGTTTTTACAATTATAATATTTCATTATTTAATGAAGTAAAAAAGAGATATATAAAGCCTAATACAATTTTAGATCTAGGTTGCGGAACAGGGTTATCAACTAGAGCACTTGCAAAAATATTTAATGATTCACATATTCTTGGAGTAGATAGTAATGAGTCATTAATTGACAAAGCAAATGCTTCATTTATTCCTATTAATGTTGACTATAAAATATTCAATGCTATTAAAATTGATGCATTAGAAAAGAAATTTGATACAATCTTTATTAAAAGTGTTTATCATCTACTAGAAATTGAGAGTAAAAGTTTTTTAGATAAATGTTTTAAAATATTAAATGAAAATGGTACTATATATATTATTGAAAGAACCGAAAAATCATTAAAGAGCTTCCCCTTATTTGATGAAGCGAAGGAGTTATGGAAGACTCAATATAAAGCAAGAGAAGGTCTTTGCAATCTAAGTAAAAAATATGATGTTGAACATTTTACATTTGGACAACATGTTAGTATTCCAAAAGAAATTTATTTAAAAGGAATTTCCTCAAAACAAATGTCTTGTTTATGGAGCTTCAATGATATGATAATTGAAGAATGGATTAATAATAACTCTGTAGATGAAGAAGAAGTAAAAGTTCTAGAAGAATATGATATCTTTAGTATTAAACAGTATTCGTAA
- a CDS encoding C39 family peptidase → MAQILVLLCFFNLYLYADFNVESLIELKYKDVTKQTFEESCGASSLSTLFNLYGIQLSEKILLEQLKTTNVVNFLDLQKIAYKNSFHAKGYKINKNVFEKIKVPVIARIIRKMGYPHFVVVQNFSKKSVLVLDPNAGKFIVSKEYFYSLWIEKDSNYILLVLPKDKNIKLKKINSFKEKYL, encoded by the coding sequence ATGGCACAAATTTTAGTACTACTTTGTTTTTTTAACTTATATTTATATGCAGATTTTAATGTTGAATCATTAATAGAATTAAAATATAAAGATGTGACAAAACAAACATTTGAAGAAAGTTGTGGAGCAAGTTCTCTTTCAACTTTATTCAATCTTTATGGTATTCAATTAAGTGAAAAGATTTTATTAGAACAATTAAAGACTACTAATGTCGTAAATTTTCTTGATTTACAAAAAATTGCATATAAGAATAGTTTTCATGCAAAAGGGTATAAAATAAATAAAAATGTTTTTGAAAAAATAAAAGTGCCAGTTATTGCACGAATTATAAGAAAAATGGGATATCCTCATTTTGTGGTTGTTCAAAACTTTAGTAAAAAGAGTGTACTTGTTTTAGATCCTAATGCAGGTAAATTCATAGTTTCAAAAGAATATTTTTATTCATTATGGATTGAGAAGGATTCAAATTATATACTACTAGTTTTACCAAAAGATAAAAACATTAAATTAAAAAAAATAAATAGCTTTAAGGAAAAATATTTATAA
- a CDS encoding tetratricopeptide repeat protein: MKKKLNKFIRIKLIFILYIFCTNINASLIDEGYREQKKGNFLQAAKIYEQACNKNNYDACTRLAYMNRNGEGIKINKRKAAELYSKVCQRTNKKCDTLAWMYYKGEGVRQDNQKFMQFSKQACDHNDYTGCQFIGYAYRDGNIVKQNKLLATQIFNTMCNMKTNNKFDKAIAQQSCIDVGFMYYNNGDASKPDIYLAKEYFGRGCNLGNSSGCKNYKILNEQGF; encoded by the coding sequence ATGAAGAAGAAACTGAATAAATTTATTAGAATAAAACTAATATTCATATTATATATATTTTGTACTAATATAAATGCTAGTTTAATTGATGAAGGATATAGGGAGCAAAAAAAAGGTAATTTTTTACAAGCAGCTAAAATTTATGAACAAGCGTGCAATAAAAATAATTATGATGCCTGCACTAGGTTAGCATATATGAATAGAAATGGTGAAGGTATAAAAATTAATAAAAGAAAAGCTGCTGAGCTTTATTCAAAAGTTTGTCAAAGAACAAATAAAAAATGCGATACTTTAGCTTGGATGTATTATAAGGGTGAGGGTGTTAGACAAGACAACCAAAAGTTTATGCAATTTTCTAAACAAGCATGTGATCATAATGACTATACAGGTTGTCAATTTATTGGATATGCTTATAGAGATGGTAATATTGTCAAACAAAATAAACTACTAGCAACACAAATTTTTAACACTATGTGTAATATGAAGACTAATAATAAATTTGATAAAGCTATTGCTCAACAGTCTTGCATTGATGTTGGGTTTATGTATTATAACAATGGGGATGCTTCTAAGCCTGATATATACTTAGCAAAAGAATATTTTGGAAGGGGGTGTAATTTGGGGAACAGCAGTGGTTGTAAGAATTATAAAATATTAAATGAGCAAGGTTTTTAA
- a CDS encoding nucleoid-associated protein, with product MLNIHFSTYFSIDTENKLIDRPSSKDLKNNIKRYIEEHLVNINSDDDFREYIIKKGQSTEIITCANNLLSEEEDSIKLDYCEKIAKRLVNKEYEAQQKVKHLDVEVQKGGLIITYFTTKDAKSFFVITKVHFIDVLMETNFKKEKATPEKEHMLKTVIVPIIDNKISNQTIENKAFITDSTKSKMSLAATFWWKEFLELDAKNTDKENTDRAFNKIDAYLKDKFYKDNKLDYYSCRNSLISYMKSSPSFTFNSAIDTIVGDGSTLDYFDKFKTDTEKSDEIKKINDEIKKLNKIKDNIIFDGSFAIDKKTIKSRMKKIIKLDNAISLSIDDEVENLRNKIVSDIDAKGKHIKIYSEDGYNEFNR from the coding sequence ATGTTAAATATTCATTTCTCAACTTATTTTAGTATAGATACAGAGAATAAGTTAATAGATAGACCTAGTTCTAAAGATTTAAAAAACAATATAAAAAGATATATAGAAGAACATCTAGTAAATATTAATTCTGATGATGATTTCAGAGAATATATTATAAAAAAAGGTCAATCTACTGAAATAATAACATGTGCAAATAATTTATTATCAGAAGAAGAGGATAGTATAAAGCTTGACTACTGTGAAAAAATTGCTAAACGACTTGTAAACAAAGAATATGAAGCACAACAAAAAGTAAAACATTTGGATGTAGAAGTACAAAAAGGTGGTTTAATTATTACTTATTTTACAACAAAAGATGCTAAGAGCTTTTTTGTTATAACAAAAGTACATTTTATAGACGTTTTAATGGAAACTAATTTTAAAAAAGAAAAAGCAACTCCTGAAAAAGAGCACATGCTAAAAACAGTTATAGTTCCTATTATTGATAATAAAATATCAAATCAAACTATAGAGAATAAAGCATTTATAACAGATAGTACAAAATCAAAAATGTCTCTAGCTGCAACATTTTGGTGGAAAGAATTCTTAGAGCTTGATGCAAAAAATACTGATAAAGAAAATACTGATCGTGCTTTTAATAAAATTGATGCATATTTAAAAGATAAATTTTATAAAGATAATAAATTAGATTACTATAGTTGCAGAAATAGCTTGATCTCATATATGAAAAGTTCTCCTTCTTTTACATTTAATTCTGCAATAGATACTATAGTTGGAGATGGCTCAACACTAGATTACTTTGATAAGTTTAAAACTGATACAGAAAAGTCTGATGAGATCAAAAAAATCAATGATGAAATTAAAAAGTTAAATAAAATTAAAGATAATATAATTTTTGATGGAAGTTTTGCAATTGATAAAAAAACTATCAAAAGTAGAATGAAAAAAATTATAAAGCTTGATAATGCTATTAGTTTAAGTATCGATGATGAAGTTGAAAACTTGAGAAATAAAATTGTTTCAGATATAGATGCAAAAGGTAAGCATATTAAGATTTATTCTGAAGATGGATACAATGAATTCAATAGATAG
- a CDS encoding DUF2188 domain-containing protein: protein MSRVSVSKHEKGWQAKVAGNERASKVCSTQAECREYGIELAKKNNAEFTLHGRNGQIREKNSYGNDPRSIKG, encoded by the coding sequence ATGAGTAGAGTATCCGTTTCAAAGCATGAAAAGGGATGGCAAGCAAAAGTTGCGGGCAATGAAAGAGCATCAAAAGTGTGCTCTACGCAAGCAGAATGTAGAGAGTATGGAATTGAATTAGCAAAAAAGAATAATGCTGAATTTACATTGCATGGTAGAAATGGTCAAATCCGAGAAAAAAACTCTTATGGGAATGACCCTAGAAGTATCAAAGGTTAA
- a CDS encoding tyrosine-type recombinase/integrase, whose translation MIVSSLIEEFIFHCKFERNLTAKTIKAYENDFKQFKEFKDISSLNVIEVDKVLLKEYIRHLYTLGLKPKSIKRKVVVLKGLFNYLEFEEIIEINPFRKMRISIKQEKTLPKTIEMKNIRKLLKYVYEIKHNIKDKNSFKYKSVVRDIAVLELLFSTGLRVSEVSNLKSSSINIVSGYIKVMGKGNKERTIHVCEQESKNILKEYFSLFKEDIQNKEYFFINRLKKRFSEQSISLMIKKYQNKAKIEQHLTPHMFRHSFATMLLEEGVDIRYIQGMLGHSSISTTQIYTHIDNKKQKKILATKHPRRNLIFSS comes from the coding sequence ATGATAGTTAGTTCATTAATAGAAGAGTTTATATTTCATTGTAAATTTGAAAGAAATCTTACTGCTAAAACAATAAAAGCTTATGAAAATGATTTTAAACAATTTAAAGAGTTTAAAGATATTTCTAGTTTAAATGTTATAGAAGTTGATAAAGTTTTATTAAAAGAGTACATTAGACATTTATATACTTTAGGTTTAAAACCAAAATCCATAAAAAGAAAAGTAGTTGTATTAAAAGGTTTATTTAACTATTTAGAGTTTGAAGAAATTATTGAGATAAATCCTTTTCGAAAAATGAGGATATCTATAAAGCAAGAGAAAACTCTTCCAAAAACAATAGAAATGAAAAATATTAGAAAGTTATTAAAATATGTGTATGAAATAAAACATAATATTAAAGATAAAAATAGCTTTAAATATAAATCAGTAGTTAGAGATATAGCAGTGTTAGAACTACTCTTCTCAACTGGTCTTAGAGTGTCGGAAGTGAGTAATTTAAAGTCTAGTTCAATCAATATAGTTTCTGGATATATTAAAGTAATGGGTAAAGGGAATAAAGAAAGAACTATACATGTGTGTGAACAAGAGTCTAAAAACATTTTAAAAGAATATTTCTCTCTATTTAAAGAAGATATTCAGAATAAAGAATATTTTTTTATTAATAGGTTAAAAAAAAGGTTTTCTGAGCAGTCTATTTCTTTAATGATTAAAAAGTATCAAAATAAAGCAAAAATAGAACAACATCTGACTCCTCATATGTTTAGACATTCTTTTGCAACTATGCTCCTTGAAGAAGGAGTAGATATTAGATATATTCAAGGAATGTTAGGCCATTCATCTATTTCAACAACTCAAATATATACACATATAGATAATAAAAAACAGAAGAAAATCTTAGCAACAAAACATCCAAGAAGAAATCTTATATTTTCTTCATAG
- a CDS encoding GNAT family N-acetyltransferase codes for MTLKSHTQIKNYERLLVDIESFYPNFKTWYSTKVIPGIINDTREILTEYREDTLVGIAIIKKEKQEQKICTIKIIPEYQNRGIGVKLFKRALNKLSTDKPFVTVPEERFHEFHKIFIHFGFKLTEVKTGYYRKGKKEYIYNGSLKD; via the coding sequence ATGACACTAAAATCACACACACAAATCAAGAACTACGAGAGATTATTAGTTGATATAGAATCTTTTTATCCAAACTTTAAAACTTGGTACTCTACAAAAGTTATTCCAGGAATCATTAATGATACGAGGGAAATACTTACTGAGTACAGAGAAGATACACTTGTAGGAATTGCAATTATTAAAAAAGAAAAACAAGAACAAAAAATTTGTACTATAAAAATTATTCCTGAATATCAAAATAGAGGTATTGGAGTTAAGCTTTTTAAACGAGCATTAAATAAACTAAGTACAGATAAACCTTTTGTTACGGTACCAGAAGAGAGATTTCATGAATTCCATAAGATTTTTATTCATTTTGGTTTTAAATTAACAGAAGTTAAAACAGGATATTACAGAAAAGGGAAAAAAGAGTATATTTATAACGGCTCTTTAAAGGATTAA
- a CDS encoding ASCH domain-containing protein: MTALISIKPKYVSRIISGEKKFEFRKQIFKKDVEKVYIYSSSPQKQIVGYFKIKNILQNHPEQLWEDTKNFSGIDRKEFDTYYKNRDIGYAIEISEFRELDNYLSPYEYYKNFKAPQSFFYFNQSIIDYKS; this comes from the coding sequence TTGACAGCATTAATATCAATTAAGCCTAAATATGTGTCACGAATAATTTCTGGTGAGAAAAAGTTCGAATTTAGAAAACAGATATTTAAAAAGGATGTAGAAAAAGTTTATATTTATTCTTCATCACCACAAAAACAAATTGTTGGTTACTTTAAAATTAAGAATATACTACAGAATCATCCTGAGCAATTATGGGAAGATACAAAAAACTTTTCAGGTATAGATAGAAAAGAATTTGATACATATTATAAAAATAGAGATATTGGCTATGCAATAGAAATTAGTGAGTTTAGAGAATTAGATAATTATTTATCTCCATATGAATATTATAAAAACTTTAAGGCACCTCAGTCATTTTTCTATTTTAACCAGTCAATTATTGATTACAAGAGTTAA
- a CDS encoding N-acetyltransferase → MIEKVPFSAIDLSDIFFNSLKIDYIGFNEWFNKKALAGESAYIMHENNLIQAFIYLKVEDSELDDVIPSLPKKRRIKIGTMKINPHGTRLGEKFLKLSFQEAINESVDEVYVTVFEKHKGLVSLLKEFGFEEEAKKSTTDGIELVLIKDLSSKKHQILNDYPFVDTSYRKFLLGIYPQFHTILFPDSILNNENADDIIMDISHTNSIHKIYICKMNDVNMMNRGDNLIIYRTKNPGSDERAWFKSVATTLCVVEEVKSKNNFDSIEEYLEYCKDYSIFTERELRSFYRWQNLYIIKFLYNVSFDKRVTMQKLVEDAGLDRRRYWGFSELSDEEYFKILDLGKVDMKYIR, encoded by the coding sequence ATGATTGAAAAAGTTCCATTCTCTGCAATTGATCTAAGTGATATATTTTTTAATTCATTAAAAATCGATTATATTGGTTTTAATGAATGGTTTAACAAAAAAGCCTTAGCTGGAGAATCTGCATATATAATGCATGAGAATAATTTAATACAAGCTTTTATCTATTTGAAGGTAGAAGATAGTGAATTAGATGATGTGATACCATCTCTGCCTAAAAAGAGACGAATAAAGATAGGTACTATGAAAATCAATCCTCATGGCACACGATTGGGGGAGAAGTTCTTAAAACTTTCATTTCAAGAAGCAATAAATGAATCAGTTGACGAAGTATATGTTACAGTATTTGAAAAGCATAAGGGATTAGTGTCTTTATTAAAGGAATTTGGATTTGAAGAAGAAGCTAAGAAATCTACTACAGATGGTATAGAATTAGTTTTAATCAAAGATTTATCAAGTAAAAAACATCAAATCTTAAATGACTATCCTTTCGTAGATACTAGTTATAGAAAATTTCTTTTAGGGATTTATCCTCAATTTCATACAATTTTATTTCCAGACTCTATTTTAAATAATGAGAATGCGGATGATATTATCATGGATATCTCTCATACAAACAGTATACATAAAATATATATATGTAAAATGAATGATGTAAATATGATGAATAGAGGCGATAATTTAATTATCTATAGAACAAAAAACCCTGGTAGCGATGAGCGTGCATGGTTTAAATCTGTAGCAACTACTCTTTGTGTTGTGGAAGAAGTAAAAAGTAAAAATAATTTTGATTCAATTGAAGAGTATTTAGAATATTGTAAAGACTATAGTATTTTTACTGAAAGGGAATTGCGTTCTTTTTATCGATGGCAAAATTTATATATAATTAAATTTTTATATAATGTCTCTTTTGACAAGCGAGTTACAATGCAGAAACTAGTTGAAGATGCAGGTCTAGATAGAAGGCGTTATTGGGGATTTAGTGAATTATCTGATGAAGAATATTTTAAGATATTAGACTTGGGAAAAGTTGATATGAAATATATAAGGTAG
- a CDS encoding ATP-binding protein, with translation MKKTIFITGIHGVGKSYYSSRVTGEYEHYTASTLIKEASLNNITNDSKRVNDLDENQRVLISSFRHLRKKSNKTFLFDGHLVLLDNNNKFQKISLDVFKAFEFTVILLLIDNEQEIYNRIVNRDQKNHFTVNQLYKMQELEIEHANYVSKELGIPLEILDLRKSQAEQLFIDRLSMYI, from the coding sequence ATGAAAAAAACAATTTTTATTACTGGAATTCATGGTGTTGGAAAAAGTTATTATAGTTCAAGAGTAACTGGCGAATATGAACATTATACAGCTAGTACATTGATTAAAGAGGCCTCTCTTAATAATATAACTAATGACTCAAAAAGAGTAAATGATCTTGATGAGAATCAGAGAGTATTAATTTCCTCATTCAGACATTTAAGAAAAAAAAGTAATAAAACTTTTCTATTTGATGGCCATCTTGTTCTCTTAGATAATAATAATAAGTTTCAGAAGATAAGTCTTGATGTATTCAAAGCATTTGAGTTTACTGTAATATTACTATTGATTGATAATGAACAAGAAATATATAATCGAATTGTTAATAGAGATCAAAAGAATCACTTTACTGTTAACCAATTATACAAAATGCAAGAACTTGAAATAGAGCATGCAAATTATGTCTCAAAAGAATTAGGTATCCCTCTTGAGATATTAGATTTACGGAAGAGTCAAGCTGAACAACTATTTATAGATAGATTATCAATGTACATATAG
- a CDS encoding transposase has translation MKINLVVRTFNHEKIITKSIEKRLQEVITKNFKQQDIQLKDLNIYDKNTLHVVFFISPHTISLSRVVNSLKTSTSRLIKKEFSYQLSSFNNLGKSFWEHEYKLFT, from the coding sequence ATAAAAATAAATTTAGTTGTAAGAACTTTTAATCATGAAAAAATTATTACTAAATCTATTGAAAAGCGATTACAAGAAGTAATTACAAAGAATTTTAAACAACAGGATATTCAGCTAAAGGACTTAAATATTTATGATAAAAACACATTACATGTAGTATTTTTTATTAGTCCTCATACAATTTCATTGTCAAGAGTAGTAAATAGTCTAAAAACATCGACTAGCAGGTTGATTAAAAAAGAATTTTCTTATCAGTTATCCTCATTTAATAATTTAGGTAAAAGTTTTTGGGAGCATGAATATAAACTTTTTACCTAA
- a CDS encoding TnsA endonuclease N-terminal domain-containing protein, with protein sequence MKENHISFNQRKIKKNYRSITGHFPSIKNNKSIAFESKLENSLFLTLEFDNSVFSYQEQPQIEININRKTKIYSADCYIKRTKDSSKRDALVEVKYTSEIEKNKEHFKEKFDAINTAANDMNLDFIIFTEKNYSEIELFNLDFLYRYRCSPLNDRYEETILNKMKTLKNIKAKDLVTYLNSSIQEYALISNTIWSLVAHDKLKSDISTSKLSMDSYIKVLEWE encoded by the coding sequence ATGAAAGAAAACCATATAAGTTTTAATCAACGAAAGATCAAGAAAAACTATCGTTCAATCACTGGACACTTCCCTAGTATTAAAAACAACAAGTCAATTGCTTTTGAATCAAAACTTGAAAACTCACTATTTCTTACATTAGAGTTTGATAACTCTGTATTTTCTTATCAAGAACAACCACAAATCGAAATAAATATAAATAGAAAAACAAAAATTTATAGTGCTGATTGTTATATAAAAAGAACTAAAGATTCTTCTAAACGAGATGCCTTAGTGGAAGTGAAATACACCTCAGAAATAGAGAAAAATAAAGAGCATTTCAAAGAAAAGTTTGATGCGATAAATACAGCAGCTAATGATATGAATTTAGATTTCATTATTTTTACTGAAAAAAATTACTCAGAAATAGAATTATTTAATTTAGATTTTTTATATAGATATAGATGCAGTCCTTTGAATGATAGATATGAAGAAACTATTTTAAACAAAATGAAAACTCTTAAAAATATAAAAGCTAAAGATTTAGTAACTTACTTAAATAGTTCAATTCAAGAATATGCATTGATTTCAAATACTATTTGGAGTTTAGTTGCACATGATAAATTAAAATCAGATATTAGTACTAGTAAATTATCAATGGATTCTTACATAAAGGTTTTAGAATGGGAATAA